AGGTTTGGTATGAAGATGTATCAGAAAGCGCCATCCCGGATCGGGAGCTGGCTTGTTTCCGAAAACTGCTGGAAGGACATGAAACGGCAGAAACCATTCTGCTGACCAACGACTATGAGGATGTAATCAATACCGGGGCCACCAGGGTCCAATGTATTCCCATGGCAAAGTTTCTGCTTGGGTTAATCTAATAAACTGAATTTTCCCATTTAGGCAGACAACGTAGGGTGCGCCGTGCGCACCACATAAAGCCCAACGCACCACCATTGTGCCGCCGCACCCAAACCGGACCAGTGTGGAACGGCAGAGTTGGACTTATGCCGATGATGCAGCCAAGTGAAACGCCTCTGGCCAGCGATGCCGGTTCAGCTTTGAGACGACGGAATTTAAGGGTGTAATACCTCACGACTCTAGAAATTTTTAACATAGCCTTTTCTTTGTGAGCTTGCTTTCTAAAAAAATAGTATCAGACTGCCACTGACATCTTTTGGGGGTGATGGTAATTGATAAAACTCTGAGCCCCTTTTTCACCCATATAGCGACGAATGGTTTTGCAATCTGTTTCCAACAGATCAACCAGAACCAGGCCGTCGAGCACGTCCCCGAAGAGCGGATCCTCGTTAAAAGCCAGAAACTTGCAGCCCAGGGTGAGATAAAATTTCAGCAGAACCGGAATATCTTTTTCATTCACCTCAATGTCACCGATCAAACGCGAAACTTCGTCGATATTGTCGACGAAATCAGAAACAGCATCATGCGCACACCCTTTGACAGATTGAGTATGAATTTTTAAAGGGCGATGAGGCTTTACATGCCTGGCCAGATCCGGCAAAAGAAAGTTCTTCTGCAACGATGCTGCAATCAGTTGCCTGGAGAAATCGCTGTAGCTGCGGCTTATACTGACAGGACCAAAGAGTATTCGATATTGGGGATGTCTGGCAATATACTGGCCAATGCCTTTCCAGAGCAAAAGCAGCGGGCCAAATGAATTTTGAAATTCTGGACGAATAAACGAGCGTCCCATTTCCAGAGATGGACCGATCGTTTCAAAGAACATTTTTCTGTAAGAGAAAAGGGAGCTCGTATAAAGGCCCTTAGCACCTTTTGCGGTATAAATGGCCTGCACATCGCCCATGCGATACGCCCCGATGATTTCATGGGACGTATCGTGCCAGACAAAAACGTGCAAATAATCATCATCAAATTGATCGATGTCGCGGGCTTTGCCACTGCCTTCATTGGCATTGCGGAAAGTCATTTCACGAAGTCGCCCTAATTCGGGAAGAACATTGGGTAGTTGGTGGGCATAGCCGTAATACACTGTAAGGTGCCCACTAGAGGCCAATAATTGACCCGATGGCAGGTTGAAGATATCTTGCCAAAGTTCAGCGCTTGGTACAGGCGGGGCAATGGGTTGTTGGGTGCGGCTCGCCTCCTTTTTTTGGGTTTTGACAATTCTTTGTTTAAGGAGGTAGGTCCGAAATCTGAGATAGTCGATAAGCTGCTTACTATGTGTAATTTCAGCAAGCCTTTTATTCGATATTATCTGCCCAATTTCAAGGTGTATGGTCTTATTCTTCTTATTGAGCAGCTCGTTCGGTAATAAGGCGGTTTTAAGGCGTGGGTGGATGAGGCCGGCGACTTGGAAAGCTACACTGTTTCGTCCGTCAAAGTAGATGGGGAGCACATCGGCACCAGTTTTTTTAATAAGCCACTCCAGCGACCTGAACCAGGCTGGATCGGCAATTTCCCATTTGGAAAGTTTAAAAGATGAAACCTCTCCGGCCGGGAAAATGATCAGTAAGCCACCCGTGTCAAGGTGTCGTTTTGATTCGCGAAGCGCACGCATATTCGTGGTTGATGATTTTTTTCCCGAGAACAGATCCACGGCTATCACCTCAGTCGCCAATTCAGGTATTCGTTTGAGCAACTGGTTCCCAAGAACCTTCACGTCGGTCCGGTAGTTAGAGAGCAACGACAGAAGGATGAGGCCTTCAACACCGCCAAAAGGGTGATTTGCGACAACGATTACCGGGCCTTCAGCAGGAATCCTTTCTGATATTTCGTGATGTTCTAAACAACAGGTAATTCCCAGATATTGGAGGACACGGGAAGCAAAATGGCTCTCTGTCATCTCGTGACCTATCTCTTCATAAATGTTTTGTAGTCTTCTCAGCTTGAACAAGGTCTCCAGCATTCGGAAAAACTTTTTTGGCGGTTCTTTTTGAAGCTTGCCCTCCGTCTTTTCGGTGAATGAAAATATTTGTGCTACCGATTTATTTGGAGTTGCCATGGAAGTCCTCAGATAGTTGATAGTTTTTGGAGAAGAGAGATGAAAATCAAGGCGGTTCAGTGGATATAAACCGCCTTGATTTCTACAGTTTTAGTCGGCTCGTGGCAGAAAAGTACTTACCGCTCCTTATTCTTACCGGATAATTCGATAGCATACATTGTGGTTGAGC
This window of the Desulfobulbaceae bacterium genome carries:
- a CDS encoding ATP-binding protein codes for the protein VWYEDVSESAIPDRELACFRKLLEGHETAETILLTNDYEDVINTGATRVQCIPMAKFLLGLI
- a CDS encoding DUF2062 domain-containing protein: MRYYTLKFRRLKAEPASLARGVSLGCIIGISPTLPFHTGPVWVRRHNGGALGFMWCARRTLRCLPKWENSVY
- a CDS encoding lysophospholipid acyltransferase family protein; amino-acid sequence: MATPNKSVAQIFSFTEKTEGKLQKEPPKKFFRMLETLFKLRRLQNIYEEIGHEMTESHFASRVLQYLGITCCLEHHEISERIPAEGPVIVVANHPFGGVEGLILLSLLSNYRTDVKVLGNQLLKRIPELATEVIAVDLFSGKKSSTTNMRALRESKRHLDTGGLLIIFPAGEVSSFKLSKWEIADPAWFRSLEWLIKKTGADVLPIYFDGRNSVAFQVAGLIHPRLKTALLPNELLNKKNKTIHLEIGQIISNKRLAEITHSKQLIDYLRFRTYLLKQRIVKTQKKEASRTQQPIAPPVPSAELWQDIFNLPSGQLLASSGHLTVYYGYAHQLPNVLPELGRLREMTFRNANEGSGKARDIDQFDDDYLHVFVWHDTSHEIIGAYRMGDVQAIYTAKGAKGLYTSSLFSYRKMFFETIGPSLEMGRSFIRPEFQNSFGPLLLLWKGIGQYIARHPQYRILFGPVSISRSYSDFSRQLIAASLQKNFLLPDLARHVKPHRPLKIHTQSVKGCAHDAVSDFVDNIDEVSRLIGDIEVNEKDIPVLLKFYLTLGCKFLAFNEDPLFGDVLDGLVLVDLLETDCKTIRRYMGEKGAQSFINYHHPQKMSVAV